From Catharus ustulatus isolate bCatUst1 chromosome 6, bCatUst1.pri.v2, whole genome shotgun sequence, a single genomic window includes:
- the TMEM260 gene encoding transmembrane protein 260 isoform X1, giving the protein MGTGAGTGSGAGPGIGTGIGIGNGAGGVAGALGAAVAALYTATLPPALPGGDAGELITAAYELGVAHPPGYPLFTLLAKVATGLPGGSPAFRVNLLCALVGAAAASLLFCTVFRLSGSYAGGILAAGVFSFSRLTWQWSITAEVFSLNNLFVGLLMALTAHFEEASTAQERSKISKLGAFCCGLSLCNQHTIVLYVACVVPWVLSRLFRKRELSLGHLLKLGLCFLAGLLPYLYLPASSYLNRARWTWGDQTTFQGFLTHFLREEYGTFNLAKSETGSSMGEMLLSQLVQMKSELSLPVLALALMACVSTALPKKQQKSPVIWLFTGMLCLYSLFFAWRANLDVTKPLFLGVVERFWLQSSAVVAVLAGLGLPTLASLGRSTVLEGTWLLPCLEWIPALALVASQLWANYSTCDQSNNYVVDKFARNLLSSMPTGAVILLRGDLPGNALRYLHYCEGMRPDITLVDQEMMTYQWYLPKLAKHLPGVHFPGNRWNPVEGALPDGTLAFNLHRFLKVNKHKEVFVCIGLHEGDSTWRRSHSLWPWGTCEKLVPSGAVFDPGEWIHLTRNLYNWTEEYGSFSPSSWEAVANEEMWQARMKTAFFIFDLAETASVTAEMKSQLYTFAYTSYKEIVNSYPHHPVNWHKNYAIACERMLRLGRGDVDPETLLAETVKHFLLYTEKAEDDPQRQDILQAVQHLKEELQGLRRRKAELRRRAG; this is encoded by the exons ATGGGCACGGGGGCCGGGACCGGCAGCGGGGCCGGCCCCGGGATCGGCACCGGCATCGGGATAGGGAACGGGGCGGGAGGAGTCGCCGGGGCGCTGGGCGCTGCCGTGGCTGCTCTCTACACGGCCACGCTGCCGCCCGCCCTGCCCGGCGGGGATGCGG gGGAGCTGATCACAGCCGCATATGAGCTTGGA GTCGCCCACCCTCCTGGCTACCCGCTGTTCACGCTGCTGGCCAAAGTGGCCACGGGGCTGCCCGGTGGCTCCCCCGCCTTCCGAGTCAATCTCCTCTGCGCCttggtgggagcagctgctgcctctttgCTTTTTTGCACGGTTTTCAG GCTTTCTGGCTCATATGCTGGAGGAATCCTTGCTGCGGGGGTGTTTTCATTTTCTCGTCTAACATGGCAGTGGTCCATCACAGCAGAGGTTTTCAGCTTAAACAATCTGTTTGTGGGGCTGCTGATGGCTCTCACTGCTCATTTTGAGGAGGCATCCACTGCACAAGAGAGATCAAAG atCTCTAAATTGGGTGCCTTCTGCTGTGGGCTCAGTCTGTGCAATCAGCACACCATTGTGCTTTATGTTGCTTGTGTTGTGCCCTGGGTTCTCTCACGGCTTTTCAGGAAGAGG GAATTGTCCCTAGGCCATTTGCTGAAGTTGGGTTTATGCTTCTTGGCTGGTTTGCTGCCTTATCTTTATCTGCCGGCTTCGTCCTACCTCAATCGAGCCCGCTGGACATGGGGAGACCAGACGACTTTTCAAGGCTTTTTGACCCACTTTCTGAGGGAAGAATATGGGACATTCAATCTG gcCAAATCCGAGACAGGATCCAGTATGGGAGAGATGCTGCT TTCCCAGCTGGTGCAGATGAAGTCAGAGCTCTCCCTTCCCGTCCTTGCCCTGGCACTCATGGcctgtgtgagcacagcacTGCC gaaaaagcagcagaaatcacCTGTGATCTGGCTGTTCACTGGAATGCTCTGcctttattcccttttcttCGCTTGGAGAGCCAATTTGGATGTTACAAAGCCTCTGTTTCTAGGCGTG GTGGAGCGGttctggctgcagagcagcgctgtggtggctgtgctggcagggctggggctgcccacgCTGGCCAGCCTTGGGAGGAGCACTGTGTTGGAGGgcacctggctgctgccatGCCTGGAGTGGATTCCTGCTCTTGCCCTGGTTGCTTCTCAGCTCTGGGCAAATTACAG CACTTGTGATCAGAGCAACAACTACGTTGTTGATAAGTTTGCAAGGAATTTGCTGTCCTCCATGCCAACAGGAGCAGTGATCCTGCTCAGGGGAGACTTGCCTGGGAATGCTCTTCGTTACCTTCATTATTGTGAGGGGATGAGGCCGGATATCACCTTAGTGGACCAGGAG ATGATGACTTACCAATGGTATTTACCCAAGCTGGCAAAGCATTTACCTGGTGTTCATTTTCCTGGGAATCGGTGGAATCCTGTGGAAGGAGCATTACCCGACGGGACACTCGCCTTTAATCTCCATCGTTTCCTCAAAGTAAATAAACA TAAGGAAGTGTTTGTCTGCATAGGTCTTCATGAAGGGGACTCCACCTGGAGAAGGAGCCACTCGCTCTGGCCCTGGGGTACGTGTGAGAAGTTGGTTCCTTCTGGAGCTGTGTTTGACCCAGGAGAGTGGATTCATCTCACCAGGAATCTCTATAACTGGACTGAAGAATATGGCAG TTTCAGCCCCTCTTCCTGGGAAGCTGTTGCCAACGAGGAGATGTGGCAAGCCAG GATGAAAACAGCTTTCTTCATCTTTGACCTCGCAGAAACAGCCAGTGTGACTGCAGAGATGAAATCACAACTTTACACATTTGCATACACT TCATACAAAGAAATTGTCAACTCCTATCCCCATCACCCAGTGAACTGGCACAAAAACTACGCCATAGCCTGCGAGAGGATGCTGCGCCTCGGCCGGGGGGACGTGGATCCCGAAACGCTGCTCGCCGAAACTGTGAAACATTTCCTGCTCTACACTGAGAAGGCAGAGGATGATCCCCAGCGCCAGGACatcctgcaggctgtgcagcacctcaaggaggagctgcaggggttgaggagaaggaaagcagagctgaggcGCAGAGCTGGGTAG
- the TMEM260 gene encoding transmembrane protein 260 isoform X2 → MGTGAGTGSGAGPGIGTGIGIGNGAGGVAGALGAAVAALYTATLPPALPGGDAGELITAAYELGVAHPPGYPLFTLLAKVATGLPGGSPAFRVNLLCALVGAAAASLLFCTVFRLSGSYAGGILAAGVFSFSRLTWQWSITAEVFSLNNLFVGLLMALTAHFEEASTAQERSKISKLGAFCCGLSLCNQHTIVLYVACVVPWVLSRLFRKRELSLGHLLKLGLCFLAGLLPYLYLPASSYLNRARWTWGDQTTFQGFLTHFLREEYGTFNLAKSETGSSMGEMLLSQLVQMKSELSLPVLALALMACVSTALPKKQQKSPVIWLFTGMLCLYSLFFAWRANLDVTKPLFLGVVERFWLQSSAVVAVLAGLGLPTLASLGRSTVLEGTWLLPCLEWIPALALVASQLWANYSTCDQSNNYVVDKFARNLLSSMPTGAVILLRGDLPGNALRYLHYCEGMRPDITLVDQEMMTYQWYLPKLAKHLPGVHFPGNRWNPVEGALPDGTLAFNLHRFLKVFMKGTPPGEGATRSGPGVRVRSWFLLELCLTQESGFISPGISITGLKNMAVSAPLPGKLLPTRRCGKPG, encoded by the exons ATGGGCACGGGGGCCGGGACCGGCAGCGGGGCCGGCCCCGGGATCGGCACCGGCATCGGGATAGGGAACGGGGCGGGAGGAGTCGCCGGGGCGCTGGGCGCTGCCGTGGCTGCTCTCTACACGGCCACGCTGCCGCCCGCCCTGCCCGGCGGGGATGCGG gGGAGCTGATCACAGCCGCATATGAGCTTGGA GTCGCCCACCCTCCTGGCTACCCGCTGTTCACGCTGCTGGCCAAAGTGGCCACGGGGCTGCCCGGTGGCTCCCCCGCCTTCCGAGTCAATCTCCTCTGCGCCttggtgggagcagctgctgcctctttgCTTTTTTGCACGGTTTTCAG GCTTTCTGGCTCATATGCTGGAGGAATCCTTGCTGCGGGGGTGTTTTCATTTTCTCGTCTAACATGGCAGTGGTCCATCACAGCAGAGGTTTTCAGCTTAAACAATCTGTTTGTGGGGCTGCTGATGGCTCTCACTGCTCATTTTGAGGAGGCATCCACTGCACAAGAGAGATCAAAG atCTCTAAATTGGGTGCCTTCTGCTGTGGGCTCAGTCTGTGCAATCAGCACACCATTGTGCTTTATGTTGCTTGTGTTGTGCCCTGGGTTCTCTCACGGCTTTTCAGGAAGAGG GAATTGTCCCTAGGCCATTTGCTGAAGTTGGGTTTATGCTTCTTGGCTGGTTTGCTGCCTTATCTTTATCTGCCGGCTTCGTCCTACCTCAATCGAGCCCGCTGGACATGGGGAGACCAGACGACTTTTCAAGGCTTTTTGACCCACTTTCTGAGGGAAGAATATGGGACATTCAATCTG gcCAAATCCGAGACAGGATCCAGTATGGGAGAGATGCTGCT TTCCCAGCTGGTGCAGATGAAGTCAGAGCTCTCCCTTCCCGTCCTTGCCCTGGCACTCATGGcctgtgtgagcacagcacTGCC gaaaaagcagcagaaatcacCTGTGATCTGGCTGTTCACTGGAATGCTCTGcctttattcccttttcttCGCTTGGAGAGCCAATTTGGATGTTACAAAGCCTCTGTTTCTAGGCGTG GTGGAGCGGttctggctgcagagcagcgctgtggtggctgtgctggcagggctggggctgcccacgCTGGCCAGCCTTGGGAGGAGCACTGTGTTGGAGGgcacctggctgctgccatGCCTGGAGTGGATTCCTGCTCTTGCCCTGGTTGCTTCTCAGCTCTGGGCAAATTACAG CACTTGTGATCAGAGCAACAACTACGTTGTTGATAAGTTTGCAAGGAATTTGCTGTCCTCCATGCCAACAGGAGCAGTGATCCTGCTCAGGGGAGACTTGCCTGGGAATGCTCTTCGTTACCTTCATTATTGTGAGGGGATGAGGCCGGATATCACCTTAGTGGACCAGGAG ATGATGACTTACCAATGGTATTTACCCAAGCTGGCAAAGCATTTACCTGGTGTTCATTTTCCTGGGAATCGGTGGAATCCTGTGGAAGGAGCATTACCCGACGGGACACTCGCCTTTAATCTCCATCGTTTCCTCAAA GTCTTCATGAAGGGGACTCCACCTGGAGAAGGAGCCACTCGCTCTGGCCCTGGGGTACGTGTGAGAAGTTGGTTCCTTCTGGAGCTGTGTTTGACCCAGGAGAGTGGATTCATCTCACCAGGAATCTCTATAACTGGACTGAAGAATATGGCAG TTTCAGCCCCTCTTCCTGGGAAGCTGTTGCCAACGAGGAGATGTGGCAAGCCAG GATGA